From Sulfolobales archaeon, one genomic window encodes:
- a CDS encoding NTPase codes for MSKILITGSPGVGKTTLFTKILSSIAGDRYRVAGFVCPEVREGGRRAGFRIVDLSSGVSGWLAISFERLGGLCRGTRIGRYCVIEDDVSRVMENTERSLEGADLIAIDEIGPMELSVESCRRIIYKSIEMKKPGLFVVHLRLVDEISERIGRAGMDYTVYRVELNNRDSLYHEILPRIRSMLGQGRAT; via the coding sequence ATGTCTAAGATCCTAATAACTGGGAGCCCTGGTGTTGGAAAAACAACGCTATTTACAAAAATACTATCTAGCATAGCTGGAGATCGATATAGAGTTGCAGGCTTCGTATGCCCAGAGGTGAGGGAGGGCGGTAGAAGGGCTGGATTTAGAATTGTTGATCTCTCTAGTGGTGTTTCCGGCTGGCTAGCCATAAGCTTTGAGAGGCTAGGCGGTCTATGCAGGGGTACGAGGATCGGTAGATACTGTGTTATCGAGGATGATGTTAGCAGGGTTATGGAGAATACTGAGAGATCCTTAGAGGGGGCTGATCTCATAGCTATAGATGAGATAGGCCCTATGGAGCTGAGTGTTGAGAGCTGTAGAAGAATCATATATAAATCGATCGAGATGAAGAAGCCAGGGCTCTTCGTGGTTCACCTAAGACTTGTAGATGAGATCTCAGAGAGGATAGGAAGGGCTGGTATGGATTATACTGTCTATCGGGTAGAGCTTAACAATAGGGACTCACTATATCACGAAATACTTCCGAGGATTAGATCGATGCTTGGCCAGGGTAGGGCGACATAG
- a CDS encoding enoyl-CoA hydratase/isomerase family protein: MGYSTVDVDVKNNMGWIYMNRPEKYNAMNTAMLRELISAVDDVERNPNAKILVLSGRGKAFSAGIDLLELASAKDPDEAGKLFQSLASLFRRLLSVEKPLIVAVNGDAFGGGAELLWVGDAVVIVDGARISWAEARWGLLPPALSTIGVLALGPVRASYLAMSSSIISAREALEIGLATHITQPEKLEETVVSIARAFMENSPQALRAIKRIKRSIVMTHMLELGVSELERLSRTVSALNAARAFAEKRKPSYEW, translated from the coding sequence ATGGGCTATAGCACTGTGGATGTAGATGTGAAGAATAATATGGGCTGGATATATATGAATAGGCCTGAGAAATATAACGCTATGAACACCGCTATGTTGAGAGAGCTCATATCAGCTGTGGATGATGTGGAGAGAAACCCCAACGCCAAGATCCTTGTTCTGAGTGGGAGGGGTAAGGCGTTCTCAGCGGGGATAGATCTCTTGGAGCTGGCCTCGGCCAAAGATCCCGATGAGGCTGGGAAGCTATTTCAGAGCCTAGCATCTCTCTTCAGAAGATTACTGAGTGTTGAGAAGCCATTGATAGTAGCTGTTAACGGTGATGCCTTTGGAGGAGGGGCCGAGCTCCTATGGGTTGGAGATGCTGTTGTCATCGTAGATGGTGCTAGGATCTCGTGGGCAGAGGCTAGATGGGGTCTTCTACCCCCTGCGCTCTCCACCATAGGGGTCCTAGCCCTGGGCCCTGTAAGGGCGTCCTATCTAGCTATGTCATCATCTATAATCTCTGCTAGGGAGGCCCTCGAGATAGGCTTAGCAACGCATATAACCCAGCCCGAGAAGCTCGAGGAAACAGTTGTTAGTATAGCTAGGGCTTTTATGGAGAACTCCCCCCAGGCTCTTAGGGCTATAAAGCGGATTAAGAGGAGCATAGTCATGACACATATGCTCGAGCTAGGGGTCTCCGAGCTGGAGAGGCTATCGAGAACGGTCTCAGCATTGAATGCTGCGAGAGCCTTTGCTGAGAAGAGGAAGCCTAGCTACGAGTGGTAG
- a CDS encoding AMP-binding protein, whose product MVSWKPTPSIVEESNVYRYMVEHGIKDLRGFVRHTYEEPERFWGEFARIINLRFSRPYERVLDLSRGKPWARWFVGAGFNLGSMIPDEGHIYLKWMGENGDYREATYSEILSQARSVASFLKRVLGLSKGDRVAVYMPMIPEIVPIMLGIMRAGLIFVPLFSGFGPEPIRVRVEDCDCKVVFASDVMYRKGKEVRMLENLEGLKVIRVVVNRTGVGRGDYSYYDDVLKTPGDYVEDTDAEDPAMLLYTSGTTGKPKACVHSHIGFAIKAAADMYFQFDVKPGETLTWITDMGWMMGPWAVLGTLLLGSRLAIYEGYPDLDRIVEFVRKARIDVLGLSASLVRSFKRERPSPPRIEVRAAGNTGEPIDPDSWIWLYRAIGEAPIINYSGGTEISGGILGNYVVNEIRPSSFNAPSPGIDARILTEDCREAPPNTEGELAVMSVWPGMTRGFWRDPERYIKTYWSRCNDTWIHGDLAMYDENGFFYIVGRSDDTIKVAGKRVGPAEIESVINSHPSIAESACIGVPHEIKGETIYCFAIRKGEVSEEELIEFVSKNLGKALTPERILFVKDLPRTRNAKIMRRMIRAIMLDRDPGDTSALENPSALEEIRRVRESLRGKNI is encoded by the coding sequence ATGGTTAGTTGGAAGCCAACTCCTTCTATTGTTGAGGAGAGCAATGTATATAGATATATGGTTGAGCATGGTATAAAGGATCTCAGGGGGTTTGTTAGACATACATATGAGGAGCCCGAGAGATTCTGGGGGGAGTTTGCCAGGATTATTAATCTGAGGTTCTCCAGACCATATGAGAGGGTTCTAGATCTCTCTAGGGGGAAGCCGTGGGCTAGGTGGTTTGTTGGCGCTGGATTCAATCTGGGATCCATGATCCCTGATGAGGGGCATATCTATCTTAAATGGATGGGTGAGAATGGCGATTATAGGGAGGCCACATATTCAGAGATCCTCTCACAGGCTAGATCGGTCGCCTCTTTCCTGAAAAGGGTTCTTGGTCTTTCGAAGGGTGATAGGGTTGCTGTGTATATGCCGATGATCCCCGAGATAGTCCCGATCATGCTTGGGATCATGAGGGCGGGTCTTATCTTCGTACCACTCTTCTCAGGCTTTGGTCCTGAGCCTATAAGGGTTAGGGTTGAGGATTGTGATTGTAAGGTTGTGTTTGCCTCAGATGTTATGTATAGGAAGGGTAAGGAGGTTAGGATGCTCGAGAATCTCGAGGGTCTCAAAGTGATCAGAGTGGTTGTTAATAGAACAGGGGTTGGGAGGGGTGATTATAGCTATTATGATGATGTGTTGAAAACACCTGGGGATTATGTTGAGGATACAGATGCCGAGGATCCTGCAATGCTTCTCTACACCTCTGGAACCACTGGGAAGCCCAAGGCATGTGTTCACTCCCACATAGGCTTTGCTATAAAGGCTGCTGCAGATATGTACTTCCAATTCGATGTAAAGCCTGGGGAGACATTAACATGGATAACCGATATGGGGTGGATGATGGGCCCCTGGGCTGTTCTCGGAACACTCCTCTTAGGATCTAGGCTGGCTATCTATGAGGGATACCCGGATCTAGATCGTATAGTTGAGTTTGTTAGAAAAGCCAGGATAGATGTTCTAGGCCTATCAGCAAGCCTTGTGAGAAGCTTTAAGAGGGAGAGACCCTCACCCCCGAGGATAGAGGTTAGGGCTGCTGGAAATACTGGAGAGCCTATAGATCCTGATAGCTGGATCTGGCTATATAGGGCTATTGGAGAGGCCCCCATAATAAACTACTCAGGAGGAACTGAGATCTCCGGTGGAATCCTAGGTAACTATGTTGTTAACGAGATAAGGCCCTCATCTTTCAACGCCCCCTCACCAGGGATAGATGCTAGGATTCTCACAGAGGACTGTAGAGAAGCACCTCCAAATACTGAGGGGGAGCTAGCTGTTATGAGTGTATGGCCTGGAATGACTAGGGGGTTCTGGAGGGATCCAGAGAGGTATATAAAAACATATTGGTCTAGATGTAACGACACATGGATCCACGGGGATCTAGCTATGTATGATGAAAATGGATTCTTCTATATAGTTGGTAGAAGCGATGACACGATAAAGGTTGCTGGGAAGAGGGTTGGGCCTGCGGAGATAGAGAGCGTTATAAACTCACACCCATCAATAGCAGAGTCTGCCTGTATAGGCGTTCCACACGAGATCAAGGGTGAGACTATATATTGCTTCGCAATAAGGAAGGGAGAGGTTAGCGAGGAGGAGCTAATAGAATTTGTATCAAAGAATCTTGGAAAAGCCCTTACACCAGAGAGGATCTTATTTGTAAAAGATCTGCCGAGAACTAGGAATGCAAAGATAATGAGAAGGATGATAAGGGCTATAATGCTAGATAGAGATCCTGGCGATACATCGGCGCTAGAGAATCCATCCGCCCTAGAAGAGATCAGAAGGGTGAGGGAATCGCTTAGGGGGAAAAATATATAG
- a CDS encoding GNAT family N-acetyltransferase, with protein MSVGNSDSRGRVEEIRISKSLLREIMRENYVSFRRKFKAILKIIATTRHRTLVTITGSDPVKQGLVATDLVGIYASRRNDRVRVLYVHHDEFVEELIRVRIFRELLPKLAKNVDIDVIRYEDSEEYLGTTYSALIMDLTDSLKPNDVGRLVGIVEGGGIVVFITPPFDRWPQWRNLFREELAVPQKPIPRTVFVRWFIDNLLRSDGVSIYDSDEDKILKIAEQPRKSPEKEKIEIPADVKFPREVYQKALTMDQVRVIRELEKLIEKPRKRTSIVVISDRGRGKSSAIGIGIIGLIGELMKVKNKVRVGVTARSPLNVEQLMKMAIETLEVMKIPYRVIKRGGRIIEVKGERFSIEYWEPSILPRLDLDIAIVDEAAGLPVNILWKIWEAFDRSIFATTIHGYEGAGRGFTVRFLKRIRGDEKSSTYIVEMSEPIRYAAGDPVEEWQFRTLLLDAEPEKLDERDLEAIARGELIYLKLDPEELFTEKGKDTLKSLFGIYVQAHYRNEPDDLGMIADAPHHSVRAMATPSGKIVASAQLAEEGPVTSELQSILGAGKMPGNIIPDRIIKHYRIVDFAGTVGWRIVRIAVHPDVQGRGIGSAFLKKIEEEAIERGYSWVGSGFGATEELLNFWTKNGYTPIHMSPERNPVSGEYTCIVVKPLNNDVRILVEAIGERFRNRILESMYDTYRDLEPEVARFLLKPPSCGSRAHIASYEIDKVDLERILLYVKGIMTYEVCNDAIKELITAYWRDGCLDADLDKKEEMLTIVKTLQGNPWSQVEKTLKIGEKTAIDMMRNIVRKILTSIGIDVAQEPRGVTIEDLKAIWSKNRSKA; from the coding sequence ATGTCAGTAGGTAACAGCGATTCTAGGGGTAGGGTGGAGGAGATAAGGATATCGAAGTCATTGTTAAGAGAGATTATGAGGGAGAACTATGTTTCTTTTAGGAGGAAGTTTAAGGCTATATTAAAGATTATAGCTACTACTAGGCATAGAACCCTTGTAACTATAACAGGTTCTGATCCTGTTAAGCAGGGGTTAGTTGCCACAGATCTGGTGGGGATCTATGCTTCTAGGAGGAATGATCGTGTGAGGGTTCTATATGTTCATCATGATGAATTTGTTGAGGAGCTGATAAGGGTTAGGATCTTTAGGGAGCTATTGCCTAAACTTGCTAAGAATGTTGATATTGATGTGATAAGATATGAGGATTCAGAGGAGTATCTTGGAACAACATATAGCGCCCTTATAATGGATCTAACTGATAGTCTTAAACCAAACGATGTGGGCAGGCTTGTGGGTATCGTTGAAGGGGGAGGTATTGTGGTCTTTATAACACCTCCATTCGATAGATGGCCTCAGTGGAGGAATCTCTTTAGAGAGGAGCTGGCTGTACCTCAGAAGCCTATTCCAAGGACTGTTTTCGTTAGGTGGTTTATAGATAATCTCTTGAGGAGTGATGGTGTTAGCATATATGACTCTGATGAAGATAAGATCCTAAAGATCGCTGAGCAGCCTAGAAAATCTCCTGAGAAGGAGAAGATCGAGATCCCGGCTGATGTGAAATTCCCGAGGGAGGTCTATCAAAAGGCCCTTACAATGGATCAGGTTAGGGTTATAAGGGAGTTGGAGAAGCTGATTGAGAAGCCTAGGAAGAGGACATCTATAGTAGTTATATCAGATAGGGGCAGGGGTAAGAGCAGCGCTATAGGGATAGGGATTATAGGGTTGATTGGAGAGCTTATGAAGGTTAAGAACAAGGTTAGGGTTGGTGTTACAGCGAGATCTCCTCTGAATGTGGAGCAGCTCATGAAAATGGCTATAGAAACCCTAGAGGTTATGAAGATCCCGTATAGGGTTATTAAGAGGGGCGGGAGGATCATAGAGGTTAAGGGTGAGAGGTTCTCGATAGAGTATTGGGAGCCATCTATACTCCCAAGGCTAGATCTCGATATAGCTATAGTGGATGAGGCAGCGGGCCTCCCCGTCAATATACTCTGGAAGATCTGGGAGGCGTTTGACAGATCTATATTCGCAACAACCATACATGGCTATGAAGGTGCTGGGAGGGGCTTCACTGTCAGGTTTCTAAAGAGGATTAGGGGTGATGAGAAGTCAAGCACATATATTGTTGAGATGAGCGAGCCCATAAGATATGCTGCAGGAGATCCTGTGGAAGAGTGGCAGTTCAGAACCCTTCTCCTAGATGCTGAGCCTGAGAAGCTGGATGAAAGGGATCTAGAGGCGATAGCTAGGGGAGAGCTCATATATCTAAAGCTAGATCCTGAGGAGCTCTTCACAGAGAAGGGGAAGGATACGCTGAAGAGCCTCTTCGGCATCTATGTCCAGGCCCATTATAGGAATGAGCCAGATGATCTAGGTATGATAGCTGATGCCCCCCACCACAGTGTAAGAGCTATGGCAACCCCAAGTGGGAAGATAGTGGCCTCTGCCCAGCTTGCTGAGGAGGGTCCTGTTACTAGCGAGCTTCAATCGATTCTAGGCGCTGGTAAGATGCCTGGCAATATAATACCGGATAGGATTATAAAGCACTATAGAATAGTGGACTTCGCTGGAACAGTGGGTTGGAGGATCGTTAGAATCGCTGTTCACCCAGATGTGCAGGGCAGGGGTATAGGTTCGGCATTTCTTAAGAAGATCGAGGAGGAAGCGATTGAAAGGGGCTACTCATGGGTTGGCTCTGGCTTCGGAGCTACTGAGGAGCTCCTCAACTTCTGGACAAAAAACGGCTATACACCAATCCACATGTCGCCCGAGAGGAACCCTGTGTCAGGCGAGTATACGTGTATAGTTGTGAAGCCCCTTAACAATGATGTCAGGATCCTTGTAGAGGCTATTGGTGAGAGGTTTAGAAACAGAATCTTAGAGAGCATGTATGACACCTACAGGGATCTAGAGCCAGAGGTAGCTAGATTCCTTCTGAAGCCTCCTAGCTGTGGCTCTAGAGCCCATATAGCCAGCTACGAGATCGATAAGGTGGATCTGGAGAGGATCCTTCTATATGTAAAGGGTATTATGACCTACGAAGTATGTAATGATGCAATAAAAGAGCTTATAACAGCATACTGGCGCGATGGATGCCTCGATGCAGATCTTGATAAGAAGGAGGAAATGCTAACAATTGTCAAGACCCTTCAGGGCAATCCATGGTCCCAGGTTGAGAAGACCCTAAAAATCGGTGAGAAGACGGCTATAGATATGATGAGGAATATAGTTAGAAAGATCCTAACATCTATAGGGATAGATGTTGCCCAGGAGCCAAGGGGTGTAACAATCGAAGATCTAAAAGCGATATGGAGTAAGAATAGATCAAAGGCCTAG
- a CDS encoding DUF6290 family protein produces the protein MVLKVISVKLDEETIELLDKYAKKNGVTRSDVIREAIRRIINSSREDTRQRSMIAYKTVKIYT, from the coding sequence ATGGTGTTAAAGGTTATAAGTGTAAAGCTTGATGAGGAGACGATAGAGCTTCTAGATAAATATGCGAAGAAAAACGGTGTAACAAGATCAGATGTCATAAGAGAAGCTATAAGAAGGATCATAAATAGCTCAAGGGAAGATACTAGGCAAAGGAGCATGATTGCTTATAAAACCGTAAAGATATACACATAA
- a CDS encoding NDP-sugar synthase — protein sequence MHVIILAGGYATRLRPLTLTRPKALLPILDRPLIDWVIEGAIKSGAKRITLSLHHMSDQILDHVISRWGKTISIDHYVERVPLGDAGPLREIDENLGIDYPVIVIYGDIFSSVDIGELYNYHRSRGGIATLTITRVKDVRRYGVVNIDENNRVLGFIEKPPSGEGGYINAGIYVFEREAIEKIEKGRKQGIGRDLMPRLLEAGDVYAYIHNGVWNDIGVPNDYINANLDALNMISRDGIYISPGSSIDRSAELIPPIYIGENVQIEGDATIGRGSIIMRGSIIKRGSLIMGSLIMSRVIVDQSTTIVNSIVGEGSYIGRWVRISRNCIIGDGVYINNLACLGEGTVVLPYKDLDTQDLCSEANKIIL from the coding sequence ATGCATGTAATAATCCTAGCGGGAGGTTATGCAACAAGGCTCCGACCCCTCACACTTACAAGGCCAAAAGCGCTCCTACCGATCCTCGATAGACCCCTTATAGACTGGGTTATTGAGGGTGCGATTAAAAGTGGTGCTAAGAGAATCACCCTCTCGCTGCACCACATGTCTGATCAGATCTTAGACCATGTTATATCTAGATGGGGGAAAACAATTAGTATAGATCATTATGTTGAGAGGGTACCGCTTGGCGATGCAGGCCCTCTGAGGGAGATCGATGAAAATCTTGGGATAGACTACCCCGTCATCGTGATCTATGGGGATATATTTAGCTCCGTAGATATTGGGGAGCTATATAACTACCATAGATCTAGAGGTGGAATCGCTACGCTAACCATAACCAGGGTGAAGGATGTGAGGAGATATGGTGTTGTGAATATCGATGAAAACAATAGGGTTTTAGGCTTTATCGAGAAACCCCCATCAGGTGAGGGAGGATATATCAATGCTGGAATATATGTTTTCGAGAGGGAGGCTATAGAGAAGATTGAGAAGGGTAGGAAACAGGGTATTGGAAGAGATCTCATGCCAAGACTTCTAGAGGCTGGCGATGTATATGCATATATACATAACGGTGTGTGGAACGATATCGGAGTCCCAAACGACTATATAAATGCGAATCTAGATGCCCTGAATATGATCTCTAGAGATGGTATATATATAAGCCCGGGATCCTCGATTGATAGAAGTGCAGAGCTAATACCCCCCATATATATCGGTGAGAATGTACAGATAGAAGGCGATGCAACGATTGGGAGAGGTTCAATAATTATGAGGGGATCGATAATAAAGAGGGGATCCCTCATAATGGGGAGCCTCATTATGAGCAGAGTTATAGTCGATCAAAGCACAACTATTGTTAACTCCATAGTTGGCGAGGGAAGCTATATAGGAAGATGGGTTAGGATCTCGAGGAACTGCATCATTGGCGACGGTGTATATATAAATAACCTCGCATGCCTAGGTGAGGGAACAGTTGTGCTCCCCTATAAGGATCTAGATACGCAGGATCTATGTAGCGAGGCTAACAAGATAATACTTTAG
- the ppsA gene encoding phosphoenolpyruvate synthase has protein sequence MKQDGPRFKYIFYFEEAPEDINLIGGKGLGLVRLVKNSIPTAPGFIITTRAFIDFLRISGLEKTIRGAIEAMGERGSPEEMSRELMSLIEGTELPDEIAREIAISYEDLCRKAVGSNICRVAVRSSAIAEDLAEASFAGQHDTFLNVYSAENVLQAVKKCWASLFTARALVYRKAKGLVDEKSLAMAVVVQIMVDPRSAGVAFSINPLDGDPNIVVIESIWGLGEYIVRGVVTPDKFVVEKSSLDVVERFISKKDRELVYDPEKRANLDRQVPGERAEKPSISDEEAREIASIAMKLEKMLGTPVDIEWAIDGNGRLYILQVRPVTTVPKPQPPRKIQERGKRIFKGLAASPGIGVGRAKILRSVEEAKLKGFNRGEVLVTSMTDPDWVPLMRIASAIVTEKGGVTSHAAITARELGIPAVVGVAGIMDSIVDGEILKVDGSRGIVEVIEHLEQEKKLDNGYVEVSLATQAIERVEARREEIYIPTATKIYMNLGEPEAIEKYLDLPFDGIGLMRIEFVISSWIGYHPLYLIKHEKQEFFIDRLSSGIAMVASKIAPRPVVVRFSDFKSNEYKRLIGGESFEPDERNPMLGWRGASRYIHPLYREAFKLELKAIKRVREEMGLKNVWVMVPMVRTLWEAEKVIELMAEEDLRSSKDFKIWAMAEVPSVALLIDKFSKYFDGFSIGSNDLTQMVLGIDRDSDLLSSMGYFDERDEAVLRAMRMIIRGAKRNGRTVSICGQAPSYYPEIVEFLVREGIDSISVNPDAVISTRRIVASVERKLMLEMLEELKNRRSGRRSSSL, from the coding sequence GTGAAACAGGATGGACCCAGGTTTAAATATATATTCTATTTTGAGGAGGCCCCTGAAGATATAAACCTAATAGGGGGGAAGGGCCTTGGCCTTGTAAGGCTTGTAAAAAACAGTATTCCAACAGCACCTGGATTTATAATAACTACTAGGGCTTTCATAGACTTTCTAAGGATTAGTGGGTTAGAAAAGACCATTAGAGGAGCTATAGAGGCTATGGGGGAGAGAGGCTCTCCTGAGGAGATGAGTAGGGAGTTGATGAGCCTTATAGAGGGTACTGAGCTTCCAGATGAGATAGCTAGGGAGATAGCTATTTCATATGAGGATCTATGTAGAAAGGCTGTGGGGAGTAATATATGTAGAGTTGCTGTTAGGAGCTCCGCCATTGCTGAGGATCTCGCTGAGGCCTCGTTTGCGGGGCAGCATGATACATTCCTAAATGTATATAGCGCTGAGAACGTATTGCAGGCTGTGAAGAAATGCTGGGCATCTCTCTTCACAGCTAGGGCTCTTGTATATAGAAAGGCTAAGGGCCTCGTAGATGAGAAGAGCCTTGCAATGGCTGTTGTTGTGCAGATAATGGTTGACCCAAGATCTGCTGGTGTTGCATTTAGCATCAACCCCCTCGATGGAGATCCAAATATAGTTGTTATAGAGAGTATATGGGGGTTGGGAGAGTATATCGTAAGGGGTGTTGTAACACCTGATAAATTTGTTGTTGAAAAGTCAAGTCTAGATGTTGTTGAGAGGTTTATCTCGAAGAAGGATCGAGAACTGGTATATGATCCCGAGAAAAGGGCTAATCTAGATAGACAGGTTCCAGGCGAGAGGGCGGAGAAGCCTAGCATCTCTGATGAAGAGGCTAGGGAGATAGCATCTATAGCTATGAAGCTCGAGAAAATGCTCGGCACCCCTGTAGACATAGAATGGGCTATAGATGGAAATGGCAGGCTATATATACTCCAGGTGAGGCCTGTAACCACGGTTCCAAAGCCCCAACCCCCTAGGAAGATCCAGGAGAGGGGGAAGAGGATCTTTAAGGGCCTCGCAGCATCACCAGGAATAGGTGTTGGGAGAGCCAAGATCCTCAGGAGTGTTGAGGAGGCAAAGCTAAAAGGTTTTAACAGAGGCGAGGTGCTTGTAACATCTATGACAGACCCTGACTGGGTTCCATTAATGAGGATCGCCTCAGCCATAGTCACTGAGAAGGGGGGTGTTACAAGCCATGCAGCTATAACCGCTAGAGAGCTTGGAATACCAGCTGTTGTTGGTGTTGCAGGTATTATGGATTCCATCGTGGATGGGGAGATCCTAAAGGTAGATGGGAGTAGAGGAATTGTTGAGGTTATAGAGCATCTTGAACAGGAGAAGAAGCTTGATAACGGCTATGTAGAGGTTAGCCTCGCCACACAGGCTATAGAGCGTGTGGAGGCTAGGAGGGAGGAGATATATATACCAACGGCTACAAAGATATATATGAATCTAGGGGAGCCCGAGGCTATAGAGAAATACCTAGATCTCCCATTCGATGGTATAGGGCTTATGAGGATAGAGTTTGTGATATCGAGCTGGATAGGCTATCACCCGCTATATCTTATAAAGCATGAGAAGCAGGAGTTCTTCATAGATAGACTCTCGAGCGGGATAGCTATGGTAGCCTCTAAAATAGCGCCGAGACCAGTTGTAGTTCGATTCAGCGATTTCAAGAGCAACGAATATAAAAGGCTCATAGGAGGCGAGAGTTTCGAACCAGATGAGAGGAATCCGATGCTTGGCTGGAGAGGTGCTTCAAGATATATACATCCACTCTATAGAGAGGCATTCAAGCTGGAGCTCAAGGCTATAAAGAGGGTTAGAGAGGAGATGGGTTTGAAGAACGTCTGGGTTATGGTACCAATGGTTAGAACTCTGTGGGAGGCTGAGAAGGTGATTGAGCTAATGGCTGAAGAGGATCTCAGAAGCTCCAAGGATTTCAAGATATGGGCGATGGCAGAGGTTCCATCAGTAGCCCTTCTAATAGATAAGTTCTCCAAATACTTTGACGGCTTTAGCATTGGGAGCAACGATCTCACCCAGATGGTGCTCGGGATAGATAGGGACTCGGATCTCCTCAGCTCTATGGGCTACTTCGATGAGAGGGACGAGGCTGTGCTTAGAGCTATGAGGATGATTATAAGGGGTGCTAAGAGAAATGGACGTACTGTATCTATATGTGGACAGGCGCCCAGCTACTACCCAGAGATCGTTGAGTTCCTCGTGAGGGAGGGGATCGATAGCATATCTGTTAATCCAGATGCTGTTATATCTACGAGGCGGATTGTAGCTAGCGTTGAGAGAAAACTTATGCTTGAAATGCTTGAAGAGCTAAAAAACAGGAGATCTGGGAGGAGATCTTCTAGCCTATAG
- a CDS encoding bifunctional hydroxymethylpyrimidine kinase/phosphomethylpyrimidine kinase, producing MGFRIPRALTIAGVDSGGGAGIAADLKTFAALQVHGLVAVTSVTAQNTLGVYGIHDIPPQMVELQIDVVAEDIGVDAAKTGMLSNPGIVRSVARSVRKHGFPLVVDPVIFAKSGDRLLTEDAVEVLAKELLPLARVVTPNKFEAERLSGIKIESLEDAERAGKIIRDRYGPEIVVVKGGHLSGDKSVDVVITSSGVLRLEGPKIDGCTHGTGCSFSAAIAAYIAKGEDPLTAIRKAKEFISIAIERSYKIGKGHCPVNPTAYLEIDAERYRAIELVEKALKIIDERAEDIAKLIPEVQSNLAYALPPYLAKGINDVIAIPGRIVNYMGRARASGPPRPGASSHVARGILAAMEIYPEYRSAMNIKYIPGIENIASKAGFKVSWYDRREEPEDVKKREGATIPWGVREAIKRIGSMPDIVIDYGDFGKEPGAKIFGRDPVDVVNKLLKLIDALKESKAIG from the coding sequence ATGGGATTCAGAATACCGAGGGCGCTAACCATAGCAGGTGTTGATAGCGGCGGGGGGGCTGGCATAGCTGCTGATCTAAAGACATTCGCAGCCCTCCAAGTACATGGATTAGTAGCTGTTACAAGTGTGACTGCTCAAAACACCCTCGGAGTATATGGGATCCACGATATACCACCCCAGATGGTGGAGCTTCAAATAGATGTTGTTGCAGAGGATATAGGTGTTGATGCTGCGAAAACAGGTATGCTGAGTAACCCGGGGATTGTGAGGAGCGTTGCAAGATCTGTGAGGAAGCACGGCTTCCCCCTAGTCGTGGATCCTGTTATATTTGCTAAGAGCGGGGATAGGCTTTTAACGGAAGACGCTGTTGAGGTGCTGGCTAAGGAGCTGCTCCCCCTAGCTAGGGTTGTTACCCCAAATAAGTTTGAGGCTGAAAGACTCTCTGGGATCAAGATCGAAAGTCTTGAGGATGCCGAGAGGGCTGGGAAAATTATAAGGGATAGATATGGCCCCGAGATCGTTGTTGTCAAGGGAGGACATCTATCGGGTGATAAGAGTGTTGATGTTGTAATCACATCCAGCGGCGTTCTAAGGCTAGAGGGGCCGAAGATAGATGGGTGCACACATGGAACCGGGTGCTCGTTCTCCGCTGCGATCGCAGCATATATAGCCAAGGGAGAAGATCCCTTGACAGCTATTAGGAAGGCTAAGGAATTCATATCGATAGCTATAGAGAGAAGCTATAAAATAGGTAAGGGCCACTGCCCCGTGAATCCTACAGCATATTTGGAGATCGATGCAGAGAGGTATAGAGCTATAGAGCTTGTCGAGAAAGCCTTAAAGATCATTGATGAGAGGGCTGAGGATATAGCTAAGCTAATACCAGAGGTTCAGAGCAACCTAGCATATGCCCTCCCACCATATCTCGCCAAGGGGATCAACGACGTGATCGCTATACCAGGTAGAATTGTGAACTATATGGGCAGAGCTAGAGCCTCAGGCCCTCCAAGGCCTGGGGCTTCTAGCCATGTTGCGAGGGGGATCCTGGCTGCTATGGAGATCTACCCAGAATATAGATCTGCTATGAACATCAAATATATACCAGGGATCGAGAATATAGCATCTAAAGCAGGCTTTAAAGTATCTTGGTATGATAGGAGGGAAGAGCCCGAGGATGTGAAGAAGAGGGAGGGCGCTACAATACCCTGGGGGGTTAGAGAGGCTATAAAGAGAATCGGCTCGATGCCAGATATAGTGATCGACTATGGGGATTTTGGTAAAGAGCCTGGGGCGAAGATCTTTGGGAGAGATCCGGTCGATGTTGTTAATAAGTTATTGAAGCTGATAGATGCTTTGAAAGAGAGTAAGGCTATAGGCTAG